One genomic window of Solanum dulcamara chromosome 12, daSolDulc1.2, whole genome shotgun sequence includes the following:
- the LOC129876917 gene encoding probable transcription factor KAN3: MSIQRFISTHGNEYFSSDYNLEVPKCSAQDLVDQQLQYSSYMETCLPIASSSSSSIISCIGSPSSAFFATERCLGFTQYDNQDNTSQLIKNYDLEMSSFDPQQCKNGILEDSLAQAEPDFRHKISLPSFIRTEFSTNPFSDVSEAEKESLLHLKNELLGEFNTSYRRHPSLPFDGNQDYCLSHNLCCSQLENMRQQSAIPSLTCHNSASSGVSHKSSKTRIRWSEDLHDRFLECVNCLGGADKATPKQILNLMDSESLTLDHVKSHLQKYRNAKHPESAGKSEKRNSLDAVTDIESKTGIEIKEALKMQLEVQRCLHEQLETQRTLQMRIEEQAKKLKMIFDEQQKINRTHLETRNSNISSPGVEILVVEESGN, encoded by the exons ATGAGTATCCAGAGGTTTATTAGTACTCACGGCAATGAATACTTTTCGAGTGATTATAATTTAGAAGTTCCCAAATGTTCAGCTCAAGATTTAGTTGATCAACAATTACAATATTCATCATACATGGAAACTTGTTTGCCTATTGCTAGTTCATCTTCAAGTAGCATAATCAGCTGTATTGGTTCCCCTTCTTCAGCGTTTTTTGCCACAGAACGTTGCCTCGGGTTTACACAATATGATAATCAAGATAATACTTCTCAGTTGATCAAGAATTATGATCTTGAAATGTCATCATTTGATCCTCAACAATGTAAAAATGGAATCTTGGAAGATTCATTAGCACAGGCTGAGCCAGATTTTCGACACAAGATTTCTTTACCATCATTCATCAGAACAGAATTCTCAACCAATCCATTTtctgatgtatcagaagcagagAAAGAGAGTTTGTTGCATCTGAAAAATGAGTTACTGGGAGAATTCAATACTTCATATCGGAGGCACCCTTCGTTGCCTTTTGATGGAAATCAAGATTACTGT CTCTCTCATAATTTATGTTGCTCTCAATTGGAAAATATGAGGCAACAATCCGCGATCCCTTCACTTACTTGTCATAACTCTGCATCTTCTGGAGTATCCCATAAGTCTAGTAAGACACGAATCAGATGGAGTGAAGATCTCCATGATCGATTTCTTGAGTGTGTAAATTGCCTTGGAGGCGCTGACA AGGCTACGCCGAAGCAAATACTAAATCTGATGGACTCAGAAAGCTTAACTCTTGATCATGTTAAAAGCCATTTGCAG aaatatcGGAATGCAAAGCATCCAGAATCAGCAGGGAAATCCGAAAAGAGAAACAGCCTGGATGCTGTGACAGATATCGAGAGCAAAAC TGGAATAGAAATCAAGGAAGCACTGAAAATGCAGCTAGAAGTACAAAGGTGTCTTCATGAGCAACTTGAG ACTCAACGAACGTTACAAATGAGGATCGAAGAACAAGCAAAAAAGTTGaagatgatatttgatgaaCAACAAAAGATAAACAGGACTCATTTGGAGACGCGAAATTCAAACATTTCATCTCCTGGTGTAGAAATTTTGGTTGTAGAAGAGTCCGGTAATTAG